The sequence CGGCGTCGATGTTGGGGATGTCGTTGTCGAGTTTCGCGGTCTGGGTGCTCATGAAGGTGCTCGGAGATTCGATTGCAGATGGTTTGGCGGCTAACCATCCAGACCGACGGAAGCATCCGACGGGCCGGAAGGAAACGAATCAGGGGTGTGGAAGGGGGGAGTTCAGGGGTCTCTGAGAGCTGGGATGCCCGAGGTGACCTTGTGCATCAATTCCTGGAGGGTCGTCCGCTCCGTTTCGCTCAGGGGAGCCATGAGCGCGGAGATGCGGCGGTAGTGGTCCGGCAGCATGCCGTCGAGCAGCTTGCGGCCCTTGGCGGTCAGCCGCACGGTGTACATGCGGCGGTCCTCGGGGTGGTCCTGCCGGGAGATGAGCTCGTCCTTCTCCAGCGTGTCGAGCAGGCCCGTCATGGTGGCCCGGCTGACGCACGAGCTCTCGGCCAGCTCGGCCGGGGTGAGGCCACGCCCGGCCTCCGAGTCCTCGGCGGAGAAGAGGCGGATCAACACGACGAAGCGGCCCATGGACAGGCCGTGACGCGACAGGTGCGCGTCGTAGGCCCCCGTCAGCTCGTGCGCCAGGTGCAGCATGCCAATGCACGTCTGGATGGCGCTCATGTCGAGCTGGGGAAAGCGCTCCGCCAGCCGCTTCAGCCGCTCGTAGCGGGGAACGGGGGGTAACGACAGGAAGGGTGAGGTTCTTGCTGCCACAGTGACCTTACAATAAGGGCCCTAACTAAATTCGCAACCCGAAGTGCGGAGCGCTTCTCATGAGGCAGGCAGGCCGTCCAGCGCGGGCGGGGGAGCGGCCGCTCGGTGTACTACTGGAAGGCATGTCCCGGCTTCACGGGTGGGAGTCCGGCGCCGTTATGAAGGAACCGTGCTGGACGTGAAGGACACCACGGTGCAGGCGGCGCTGCGGCGTGCCTGTGAGGAGGCCGGGCTGCCGGACTCGCTCCGGGGCTGTGTGTATCCGCTGCTGCGGGACGCGGAGGGCGAGTGGCCCGTGTGCTGCGGTGGAGGCTGCATGCCGTGCTCCTCCACGCTGGTGGACGTGGCGGTCCGCACGCTGGAGTTGCTGGGGACACCCCGGCGCGCGCCGCTCACGGGGTGAGCCTGGACCTGGCGCGCGCGAGAGGCCGGGCGGCGTACGCTTCGGCGCATGAATCCCATCGTCCATGGAGAAATCGCGTGGCTCGCCGCCCAGGGCCTGCGCGAGCGCAGGGACCGCATCCTCGTCATGTGCGCGGGGCTGGCTCCGGACCTGGACGGGCTCACGCTGCTCGCGGGCGAGGAGTGGTACGGGCGCTATCACCACGTCCTCTTCCATGGCTACGTGGGCGCGCTCGTCACCATGGCGGTGTGCGTGGCGTTGGCGCGGCAGCGGGCGTGGGTGGCGGGCCTGTCGCTGCTGGCGTTCCACCTCCACCTCGTCTGCGACCTCGCGGGCAGCGGGCCCGGGTGGCCCATCCACTACTGGTGGCCGAGCAACATGCGCGAGTGGTTCTGGGATGGGCAGTGGGATTTGGCCTCGTGGCAGAACAGCGTCATCGGGCTCGCCGTGACGCTGGCGTGCCTGGCGTGCGCGCTGCGCTTCCGGCGCACCGTGGTGGAGGTGTTCTCCACGCGCTGGGACGCGGAAGTCACGCGCACGCTGAGGCGCCGGTTCCTCGGGGAGGAGAGCGCCCCGAGTTCCACGCCTCCCGCACCGTGAGCAGGCACGAGGTGCGGTGCCGCCCGCGCGCTGCTCCTCCACCACCGCGAGCGCGCTGAGCGAACGCAGTGCTGAAGCGCGGCGCCATCCAGCAGCACGGCACGCGGTGCTACTCCGGCTGCTTGCAGTCGCGCCGCAGCGTCTCCACGCGGTCCCTGGGC comes from Pyxidicoccus parkwaysis and encodes:
- a CDS encoding MarR family winged helix-turn-helix transcriptional regulator, which produces MSAIQTCIGMLHLAHELTGAYDAHLSRHGLSMGRFVVLIRLFSAEDSEAGRGLTPAELAESSCVSRATMTGLLDTLEKDELISRQDHPEDRRMYTVRLTAKGRKLLDGMLPDHYRRISALMAPLSETERTTLQELMHKVTSGIPALRDP
- a CDS encoding metal-dependent hydrolase, which codes for MNPIVHGEIAWLAAQGLRERRDRILVMCAGLAPDLDGLTLLAGEEWYGRYHHVLFHGYVGALVTMAVCVALARQRAWVAGLSLLAFHLHLVCDLAGSGPGWPIHYWWPSNMREWFWDGQWDLASWQNSVIGLAVTLACLACALRFRRTVVEVFSTRWDAEVTRTLRRRFLGEESAPSSTPPAP